The genomic region AGCACAGGAAAATTCTGCTGGCATTTCTAGCCAGTCATGAAAACTTATAGGGGTCCTTATAGTCCCATATGattaaatgtgtattatttagACTATTTCCATATTTGGTTCTATggactttttcagtttttgaattATTACTTGTTTCACACAGTAGTTAGATCAGTCCTTGAATTAAGTTGTTTGAACAAAtagatttttcccatttaatcaAGCttagttttttaatttgtggTGAATTCCATACTTCACTCACCATACCTGTGGCTGGACTCAAAATCCTGTTGCTTACCAGGGTAAAGGTAGTacagagcaaagaaacacaGTGGCTTAATATTTCATAGATTTTGCTCAACAAAACAAACTACTGTGCATATGTTAGTAACCCTTTCcaactacaaaataaaaattaggcTCCCCGAATAGTAACTGCTGTGAACAAAATAAAGATCAGTCGTTTTTCATCCAGaagataaattatttttattagagaTAGTCTGTGAAAGCTATATTAATTAACACTTAAGTGCACACGCTCAGTGGCATTATTAGTCCCAGAACTGTCTTCTGTATATGTAGTtctatgaaatatttcatatgatGTGTCAGAGCTCTAAGGCTTCAGTTACAGATATGATGCATACATTAATGAACATAAAAGTTcacttttctgaaatgaaaatttcacTAGCAGGAAGAGATAATAAAGCAATTCACAatggtctctcacacacacacacacacacacacacacgtgaaccagagcctaacccagcaacacagggtgcaagcctggagggggagggaacacacccgggatgggacgccagtctgccacaaggcaccccaagcgggacttgaaccgcaggcTCACCATACAgtgggccctggccaaacctgctgcaccaccgtgcccccctgacAATGGTCAGTTAAACCTAAACCAGATTTGGCTGTTTAAGAGCTGCATGACACAATGAACAAAAATCACATGCTGGATGTTGAAACTCTCTAACAGTATATTTCAGGCAGCTATGAAAGCCACCACGAAAACTACTGGCAGGCACCTTGggtgaattaaaaataaaagcaagatgTAAGCACAGATTCCTGTCCCCAGCTCCAAGGCATACAAGCCAGCAAAGTAGAGATCATTTACTTTCTGTGAAAGCATGCGCCAAGTGGGTCAGCTGGTCTTCCCATTCTGTACAGCAAGACCAACTTCCAAAACAGGGATCTCAAAATAACTATGAGTTCCTACAGCCGCACCCTGGACATGCAACTGGACTGAAAACAGCAGTTGTTCACAgtaagagcaaaacaaaaatgtccaaTTTTCAGTAGATcagtaagtttttttaaatgtaacattattgTCAGTTCATAACATTACAAATATCCTTATTAATAGAAAATATACATAtgaaatttatataattttatgtaAGCAAGCAGAAATAATTCTAATAGAAGCAATTAATTTCTGTTACTGTTTCCTGATAGTTTTGACTTAATGCATAAACATATATTACAGCTTTACCTTCCTAAACCAAGAATCCCAACTACTGAACAATTTCAGAAAGTAAAAAGCTTGATTGCTTGAAAAGTGCAGAACTTTTGCTTATAGGCACTTGTATCATTTAAATTTCTAATTAAactctttaaagaaaaaaagggttATAACTGCAGCACTATGTTTTAATTCAGTGGATCTTACGGATACATTAAAGCAATATGCTATACTCTGTTCCCcttgttttattataaaataaactaCATGTACATGCTACATCTGTGAATACCAGACCAATAAAGGGTATAAATTAGCAATGAATTTCTCAGATAAATGTGCGTTTTGAACACCAGATTTGCCAGACACATTTACGTCAATCCTTCATGACTTTAATTacaaaaccaatttaaaaataaatattctgctGTACTTTGCATCATGGAGCCATTCCTCCATGTAAAAGAAACCCAGTTACTTCAGTCCTTATGGGTTCACGCACTCTGACTGTGACTGGCTGCTTTTGAGGCTCCTCCCCTTCGCTCTATCCCAGCAGCACCCTCTGCAGCCGATCGGCAGGCACGCTGCTCTCGTCCTCAGAGTCGGCATCGCTCTGTGGGTTGGAGCTGCAGGGGGATGAGCACTCGGGGGAGCACAGGTAGTGCATTAGGGGTAGCCGGTATTTTCCACAGAAGTCCACAAATTTGATGTGCCGCACGCAAGAGTCGAAATACACTCCTGGAGAGCATGAGGAAACAGCATGAGACACTTTCAGGTGACAAGGACACACAATTAGATGCTCACATACTAGGTCTGCTGATCCCAGGTCCCACCACTTATTTCAGTTGTTATGGCAAATGCCATAGCAACAGAAAAACACGCTTACACGTTTAAGCAACAGCCTCGAAGATACCATGTTACCATACAGGTATGCAAAACAGAGTATGTTACTCTGGTCCTCTCACCTGCACATTTTGGGTTTGGGCACTTGCTGGCCATGTCCAGATAGCGCACCAAGTTGGCAGGCAGGTCGAAGAGGCTGTAGGGCAGATTTTTGGACTTGATGGCACGTCCAGCGAGTTCCAACAAGGATGGGGGGTCATAGGTCATGTCCTTAACAAAGCGCACCACCAGCGGGTTGCCACGAAGACTGAGCTCCTGCAGGCGAACTAGACTGAGGATCTCACGAGGTAAGTAGGTGAGAAGGTTGTTGTGCAGGCTCAGGGAACGTAGGGAGTGAAGCCTGGGGAAGTTGAAAGGCCAGTAAGAATCCGCGGAGTTTCTGCACAACCAAACTGATCAGGTATGTTTGCTAAAAGCAGGGAGATGCCACAAACTAATCATGGCAGTATGAAGAGGGAGCCTCTTGAAATGGAAGGCAGTGCAGGGAAGtaactgaataaaatgtgaatgtgagaTGTGTAAAGAGCAGTGGAAGGGACTCACCTGGTTAGCTGGGGTGGGATGCTCTGGATGCGGTTGTCACACAGCACCAGGTAGCTCAGGTTTGGCAGGTTGGCCAGCTCTAGAGGGATGTCGCCAATGTGGTTTCCGCCCAGGTACAGCGTCTCCAGGCTGTCTCCAACAGGGCACAAACAATAACAGTGAACGCTGCGTGCCTGGCTAAGGGAAACACTGTTCAGTGTATGTAGGCAGTGTACATGGAGCAGCTGACATTGGTTGATGGTTCTAATTACacactgctgtagtaaccttaagcaaggtactaagcctaaactgctccagtgaaataacccaaatgtataaatgggtaaacagctgAAGGTAGCTTAACGGtgttagtcactttggggaaacgcgtcacataaatgtaaatgtatgctgtTCTGATGCGCAAGCATGACGCAGCAGGAGACAGTGAGCGCCTGCACAGCGTACCCACAGAATGAGCCGGAAGTGTGTCACACGGCTCAGGGGAACACAGATGGAAATAGTTTGATCTGAATGTCTTCTGTTTACATACCATTACTGCTTCTCTCTATAATGTAATGTTTAAGTAGCTTACAGaattcttttattttgattacttctgaaaaatttactttattttgaattatttcagtctttacacttttctctgtAATCTTCACAAAGTTTTATACAGAATTCCTTGAACAGAATGTCTCATTTTGTAATGAAGCATTACACTTTATACCTTTAAACCTTACACTTCTATGGTTTTTATGGAATAttcaaatttgtaaaattttaaatggaattttatAATCTGAAGTTTTACACAAGTGTGGTTTCGCTTTATATTGAAGCAATGTGAATGTGATAGAAAACATTCAATCTGTtaataaataaagggaaaagtAGGGAATAGATATAAGCAATCAATATGTTGCAAATTTGTGGTGTGGGAACTGCCCTCAAGATTGCTCAATGAAACCATATGTGGTTTGAATGCGGGGTTTTGCTTAGTGCTGAAATTCATATTACAAAAGGACTCCTTTGTTGTAGAGGTGGAAGTCCTCCATCATCTTGAGTTATTACATGACTCATGTACCTTTAACCACATTGCTCATTTTCTTTGGTGTACTGTAACTCACAGAAACTCATGAATATGCAAACCTTCACCACTAAAAGCTCTGAAACGATGACGACCAGGCAGCAGGCAGTAAGACGCCTACCAGTATTCACTGAACCCCGGGGCAATCAGATGGGGCTGAAACTCAACAGCCACATCATGATGAGCAGTACGAGCAGCTGGACTATTTCCAAAGGCAACCGCCCACTCTGTCCCAGGGTGTCGTCTCACTGGAGCCCACAGTGTGGCCCCTGGGCCCTGATCAGTCCCCCAACCACTTGCTGACTTATTCATTGCTGAAGTTCAGAACATATATTAAAACCCATCGCCACAAGGAAGGCAAGGCCAAACCAGCCTTGTGCAGTTCAGGTTTCCCAATGTGTGGGCAACGATACTGCTACTAACACACACTGCCATAACAGTCATGTGTCAGCACCAAACAATCTGTGcttattttgctttaatttaaatttttattataacCAAGCCTACACTTGTGCAACAAGAGGGCAAGCAGATGACGGAGACCTCTTAAATCTTAGATTTTCCTAGGTTGCTCGCAAATGTATTGCTACCAGGGTCCTTTACACTTAAACTCACATAAAAGCAAGAGATGACAGTATCATGacaatatttgcacatttattactCTATAAAGGAAGTGCAAACACTGCATTTCAGAACCACTCCGCCAAGCACAGCGTGTGGCTCCTTGCTTTACAGTGTTGTAGTAATGACATGGTTGTAGTCTAAGTGCGGTTGCTGCAGTTTGTATGGCATCTATAGAAAGTTCCCTAGCACTGTAAAGCTACATGTTAAGGAAGTGTCTGATTTAGTGAAATTACTGTGTTATTTACTTAGATAATATAGATAAGACATTAACCTTTAAACCTGTCCCAATCTGAGTAACCACCGATAACCAGTCACAGCGAATTGTGTTGGGGGAGCAGAATTCATTGAATGGGCGCAAAGACCCCCATCTCACCTCAAGCGGAAGTTTTACAGTGACTACACACAGGTTAGAAAGCTTTGGAGCCCTTCAgcctaacaaaaaaaacaaatattatgaggccagtaaaactgaacagtatcAAGAATCAACTTAACCACCTGCACAAACCTAAAGTCCACATTTAGACATCATGctgtttaaatgtacagtatcaagctattttaaattcttttttttggttgcaACTCTATTAAACAAGTCAACTGgtctaaaagaaaacaattatttgATAACGATGCCTGTTGAAATAATTAGGCAAACCAGACAGTTAATTAGCTCATGACCTTATTCAAAAGTAGGGCCATATTATAGTGATATATATGGTCCAATAAAAAACTGACAAAGTCTGATTTTCATCTGCAGAAGTGAAACATATACTTGCTCCttgtattaaaagaaaaaactaaatttgagcttttataaatataaaaaaaaatgttgttctttCAAAGATatcaaaattttgaaaacatttaactgTATTGTCTTCACTTAtccattttcttaaatttgacAGTTGAGAAGCAAAAGCAACCTGGATTTCCACAtagagaaatataaaaaagtcaAAGAATTTTACAGACGTTATAgcttttttgtttacaaaacaagGGGgctgtggtagcgcagtgggttggaccacagtcctgctttctggtgggtctgaggttcgagtcccgcttgggggtgccttgcgatggactggcgtcccgtcctgggtgtgtcccctcccccttcaaccttacgccctgagttgccgggttaggctccggttccccgcgatcccgtatgggacaagcggttctgaaaatgtgtgtgtgtgtgtgtgtgtgtgtgtgtgtgtgtgtgtgtgtgttacacaacCTAACCACTATATAAATCAAGACACATctgtattaatattttgattGTGTAGATAAGGTTGAAAGTGGTTAGAAATTCACAATTGTTGCACATCCTTAAGGGATGGATCGGACAAGTGCTGCAATTAATTAGGAGattatttaaatgacttttttttttctttaatttttgtttgatgctaataaaaacaatgacatgTGTACAGAGTACTTTCtgttatagctttatctgaaaATTTCACATAAGCTAACCACGAAAAAAATTCAGAGGCATCTATTAATAAGCTTAGTCACTTCGGATTTACAGAGTTACAGACTTCAGGTTCCAATTGTATCTGTAAAATGAAGACAGTGTATTTTAGTATATTTTATCTGAGCACTGCTAAAACAAACTATTCAACCtagtctattattattattaaatccTGTATTTCCATCTTAGCACTTGAAAGATGAAGAATAATTTTTGCAACAACTGTTCAAATCAATTGTTCACTACTGTGCTATTCACTATGGAGTACAAATTTCCATCAGTCTacatatttttctgtctttttcagttCTTTGTGATCAAAGTCGACGGAACAGTACGAGTACCAGAGGCCTGTCAGTGCAGCGGAGTCCATCGGACACAGGTCAAAACAGATTCTTCTCGTGACTGAACCTTTTTGGATCATCGTTCCAACCATCAGAACCCCTTAACCCTTCGGAGTAGGTGGGCAGCGGTGCCTGTGCGGGGACGACACGCGGGTAGGCAGCACCGCGTGCCCCGTCCGGAGATCGAGCTAAAACTCCGTACAGCTATCAACACATTCATTTCTGTACCATTTTCAATTCCGCTACAGATGACAGAAACATGAGTACAAGCGGAGCGGTGCATCCTGTGAGCGCCAGGGGGCGCCATGGTTAGGGGCTTCGCCATACATCATGAGAAGGTTTCCGGTGCCGGTCCGTCCCCGTCCTGCTGCAATTCCCTCGTCGAGGTAAACTTACTTGAACTGACAGTTACTCACTGTACCGTACAGTGTACGCATAGGTAAATCACTGACTGTAGAAGAGAGCTGATTAATAACAGCAGGTCGCCTTGCCCACTAATGCAATGGTAACAATATACTGTAGAGTCGCTGCTCTCCCCACCACGGGTACAGAAGAGtacaatacatacagtacactacagtactgtacagtagagtagagtagagtagagtgtCAGTGTGTGCTCAGCTCAGAGCTCCGTTCGTTCGTATCGTACCTCCTCAGGTTCTCTATCTCCGCGGGGATCGTCTTCAGCCGGTTCCCCCCGAGCGACAGGGAGCGCAGGCGCTGCAGCTTGAGGCACTGTGCGGGCACCTCCTCGAACCTGTTGCCGCTGAGGTTCAGCACCTCGATGCG from Scleropages formosus chromosome 12, fSclFor1.1, whole genome shotgun sequence harbors:
- the lrrc58b gene encoding leucine-rich repeat-containing protein 58, whose protein sequence is MDAHEGSEHGENVLDLSRLDLDKLNVETVSEERRKETRVLYLTFNRLVVLPASISLFSSLEFLDVSSNGLAVVCEDITRLRRLKTLIAKNNRLDECSLPKELGSMRIEVLNLSGNRFEEVPAQCLKLQRLRSLSLGGNRLKTIPAEIENLRSLETLYLGGNHIGDIPLELANLPNLSYLVLCDNRIQSIPPQLTRLHSLRSLSLHNNLLTYLPREILSLVRLQELSLRGNPLVVRFVKDMTYDPPSLLELAGRAIKSKNLPYSLFDLPANLVRYLDMASKCPNPKCAGVYFDSCVRHIKFVDFCGKYRLPLMHYLCSPECSSPCSSNPQSDADSEDESSVPADRLQRVLLG